Proteins from a single region of Streptococcus mitis:
- a CDS encoding FtsW/RodA/SpoVE family cell cycle protein → MKRSLDSRVDYSLLLPVFFLLVIGVVAIYIAVSHDYPNNILPILGQQVAWIALGLVIGFVVMLFNTEFLWKVTPFLYILGLGLMVLPIVFYNPSLVASTGAKNWVSVNGVTLFQPSEFMKISYILMLARVIVQFTKKHKEWRRTVPLDFLLIFWMIVFTIPVLVLLALQSDLGTALVFVAIFSGIVLLSGVSWKIIIPVFVTAVTGIAGFLAIFISKDGRAFLHQLGMPTYQINRILAWLNPFDFAQTTTYQQAQGQIAIGSGGLFGQGFNASNLLIPVRESDMIFTVIAEDFGFIGSVLVIALYLMLIYRMLKITLKSNNQFYTYISTGLIMMLLFHIFENIGAVTGLLPLTGIPLPFISQGGSAIISNLIGVGLLLSMSYQTNLAEEKSGKVPFKRKKVVLKQIK, encoded by the coding sequence ATGAAACGTTCTCTCGACTCTAGAGTCGATTATAGTTTGCTCCTGCCAGTATTTTTCCTACTAGTTATCGGTGTGGTGGCTATTTATATTGCCGTTAGTCATGATTATCCAAATAATATTTTGCCCATTTTAGGGCAGCAGGTCGCTTGGATTGCCTTGGGACTTGTAATTGGTTTTGTGGTCATGCTCTTCAATACAGAATTTCTTTGGAAGGTGACACCCTTTCTATATATTTTAGGCTTGGGACTTATGGTCTTACCTATCGTCTTTTATAATCCAAGTTTAGTTGCATCAACGGGTGCCAAAAACTGGGTATCGGTAAATGGTGTTACCTTGTTCCAGCCGTCAGAATTTATGAAGATATCCTATATCCTCATGTTGGCCCGTGTCATTGTCCAATTTACAAAGAAACATAAGGAATGGAGACGCACAGTTCCGCTGGACTTTTTATTAATTTTTTGGATGATTGTCTTTACCATTCCAGTCCTAGTTCTTTTGGCACTTCAAAGTGACTTAGGGACGGCTTTGGTTTTTGTAGCCATTTTCTCAGGAATCGTTTTATTATCGGGGGTTTCTTGGAAAATTATTATCCCAGTATTTGTGACTGCTGTAACAGGAATTGCAGGTTTCTTAGCTATTTTTATCAGCAAGGACGGCCGAGCTTTTCTCCATCAACTGGGAATGCCGACCTACCAAATCAACCGTATTTTGGCTTGGCTCAATCCTTTTGACTTTGCCCAAACAACCACTTACCAACAGGCTCAAGGGCAGATTGCGATTGGGAGTGGTGGTTTGTTTGGTCAAGGATTTAATGCTTCTAATCTGCTTATTCCAGTTAGAGAGTCGGATATGATTTTCACGGTCATTGCAGAAGATTTTGGCTTTATTGGCTCTGTCCTTGTTATCGCCCTTTATCTCATGCTGATTTATCGTATGTTGAAGATTACTCTTAAATCAAATAATCAGTTCTACACCTATATTTCCACAGGTTTGATCATGATGTTACTCTTCCATATCTTTGAGAATATCGGTGCTGTGACGGGCTTGCTTCCCTTGACGGGGATTCCCTTGCCTTTCATTTCTCAAGGGGGATCGGCTATTATCAGTAATCTGATTGGTGTGGGCTTACTTTTATCTATGAGTTACCAGACCAATCTAGCTGAAGAAAAGAGCGGAAAAGTCCCATTCAAGCGGAAAAAGGTTGTATTAAAACAAATCAAATAA
- a CDS encoding DJ-1 family glyoxalase III yields MVKVAVMLAQGFEEIEAFTVVDVLRRANITCDMVGFEEQVTGSHAIQVRADRVFDGDLSDYDMVVLPGGMPGSAHLRDNQALIQELQNFEQEGKKLAAICAAPIALNQAGVLKNKKFTCYDGVQEQILDGHYVKETVVVDGHLTTSRGPSTALAFAYELVEQLGGDAESLRTGMLYRDVFGKNQ; encoded by the coding sequence ATGGTTAAAGTAGCAGTTATGTTAGCTCAGGGCTTTGAAGAAATTGAAGCTTTCACAGTTGTGGATGTTTTGCGTCGGGCAAATATCACTTGTGATATGGTTGGGTTTGAAGAGCAAGTGACTGGTTCGCATGCAATCCAAGTAAGAGCAGATCGTGTCTTTGATGGTGATTTATCAGACTATGATATGGTTGTCCTTCCTGGAGGAATGCCTGGTTCTGCACATTTACGTGATAACCAGGCTTTGATTCAAGAATTGCAAAATTTCGAGCAAGAAGGGAAGAAACTGGCAGCCATTTGTGCAGCTCCAATTGCCCTCAATCAAGCAGGAGTATTGAAAAACAAGAAGTTTACTTGCTACGATGGCGTTCAAGAGCAAATTCTTGATGGTCACTACGTCAAGGAAACAGTAGTGGTAGATGGTCATTTGACAACCAGTCGAGGCCCTTCAACAGCCCTTGCCTTTGCCTACGAGCTGGTAGAGCAATTAGGAGGAGATGCAGAGAGTTTACGAACAGGAATGCTCTATCGAGATGTCTTTGGTAAAAATCAATAA
- the rpsF gene encoding 30S ribosomal protein S6: MAKYEILYIIRPNIEEEAKNALVARFDSILTDNGATVVESKSWEKRRLAYEIKDFREGLYHIVNVEANDDAALKEFDRLSKINADILRHMIVKTDA, encoded by the coding sequence ATGGCTAAATACGAAATTCTTTATATTATTCGTCCAAACATTGAAGAAGAAGCTAAAAACGCTTTGGTAGCACGTTTTGACTCTATTTTGACTGACAACGGTGCAACTGTTGTTGAATCAAAATCTTGGGAAAAACGCCGTCTTGCATACGAAATCAAAGATTTCCGTGAAGGACTTTACCACATCGTTAACGTTGAAGCAAACGACGATGCAGCTCTTAAAGAGTTTGACCGTCTTTCAAAAATCAACGCTGACATTCTTCGTCACATGATCGTCAAAACTGACGCGTAA
- the ssbA gene encoding single-stranded DNA-binding protein SsbA, which produces MINNVVLVGRMTRDAELRYTPSNVAVATFTLAVNRTFKSQNGERETDFINVVMWRQQAENLANWAKKGSLIGVTGRIQTRSYDNQQGQRVYVTEVVAENFQMLESRSVREGHTGGAYSAPTANYSAPTNSVPDFSRDENPFGATNPLDISDDDLPF; this is translated from the coding sequence ATGATTAACAATGTTGTACTTGTAGGGCGTATGACACGTGACGCTGAGTTGCGTTATACCCCATCAAATGTAGCAGTTGCGACTTTTACTCTTGCAGTAAACCGTACATTTAAGAGTCAAAATGGCGAACGTGAGACTGATTTTATCAATGTCGTTATGTGGCGCCAACAGGCTGAAAACCTTGCTAACTGGGCTAAAAAAGGCTCACTTATCGGGGTGACAGGTCGTATCCAGACTCGTAGTTACGATAACCAGCAAGGACAACGTGTCTACGTGACAGAGGTCGTGGCTGAGAATTTCCAAATGTTGGAAAGCCGTAGTGTGCGTGAGGGTCACACAGGTGGAGCTTATTCTGCACCAACTGCAAACTATTCAGCACCTACAAATTCAGTACCAGACTTTTCACGTGATGAAAATCCATTTGGAGCAACAAATCCGTTGGATATTTCAGATGATGATTTACCATTCTAA
- the rpsR gene encoding 30S ribosomal protein S18, with product MAQQRRGGFKRRKKVDYIAANKIEYVDYKDTELLSRFVSERGKILPRRVTGTSAKNQRKVTTAIKRARVMALMPFVNED from the coding sequence ATGGCTCAACAACGTCGTGGCGGATTCAAACGCCGTAAAAAAGTTGATTACATCGCAGCAAACAAAATTGAATATGTTGATTACAAAGATACTGAGCTTCTTAGCCGTTTCGTTTCAGAACGTGGGAAAATCCTTCCTCGTCGTGTAACAGGAACTTCAGCTAAAAACCAACGTAAAGTAACAACAGCTATCAAACGCGCTCGCGTAATGGCTTTGATGCCTTTCGTAAACGAAGATTAA
- a CDS encoding GNAT family N-acetyltransferase — MNCTIRNMIKSDIESLSHGFMNQGWTGREEILARYFLEQESGEREVLVAEIDGAVAGYITILPSAKHGPFAEVYPELSDFNVFEPFRNQGIGNQLLEEAEKRVKFVSSKVTLGVGLHLGYGPAQRLYIRRGYIPDGTGVWYRNKPLEMGASCQNDDDLVLYLSKDLQ, encoded by the coding sequence ATGAATTGTACGATTAGAAATATGATTAAGTCTGATATTGAATCCTTGTCTCATGGATTTATGAATCAAGGTTGGACTGGTAGAGAGGAAATTTTGGCTAGATATTTCCTGGAACAGGAAAGTGGGGAGAGAGAAGTTTTAGTTGCAGAGATTGATGGTGCTGTAGCGGGCTACATTACCATTTTGCCCTCTGCTAAACATGGTCCTTTTGCAGAAGTCTATCCAGAATTATCAGATTTTAATGTGTTTGAGCCTTTTCGAAATCAAGGGATTGGGAATCAACTGCTAGAAGAAGCAGAAAAACGAGTCAAGTTTGTTTCGAGTAAGGTCACTCTTGGTGTAGGTTTGCACTTGGGGTATGGTCCTGCCCAGAGATTGTATATCAGACGGGGCTACATTCCAGATGGGACAGGTGTCTGGTATAGAAATAAACCGCTAGAAATGGGTGCAAGTTGTCAAAATGATGATGATTTAGTTTTATACTTATCCAAGGACTTACAATAA
- a CDS encoding bifunctional Cof-type HAD-IIB family hydrolase/peptidylprolyl isomerase yields MDAKLRYKAKKIKIIFFDIDDTLRNSKTGFIPASIPTVFKQLREKGILTGIASGRGIFGVVPEIRELKPDFFVTLNGAYIEDKKGQVIYQHQIEKSDVEEYIFWAKQEGIEYGLVGSHDAKLSTRTDMISEAINPIYPDLDVDPDFHEKEDIYQMWTFEDKGDDLHLPDSLSDKLRMVRWHQHSSDIVPISGSKATGVEKVVEHLNLKPENVMVFGDGLNDLELFDYAGISVAMGISHDNIKEKADYITKTLEEDGIFDALEGFGMVEKELHFPQVDIETVEGPLATIKTNHGDLRIKLFPEHAPKTVANFVALSKDGYYDGVIFHRIIKDFMIQGGDPTGTGMGGESIYGESFEDEFSEELYNVRGALSMANAGPNTNGSQFFIVQNQHLPYSKKEIARGGWPEPIAEIYANQGGTPHLDRRHTVFGQLADEASYAVLDAIAAVETGAMDKPVEDVVIETIEIED; encoded by the coding sequence ATGGATGCGAAATTAAGATACAAGGCAAAGAAGATAAAGATTATCTTTTTTGATATTGATGATACATTGCGGAATTCAAAGACAGGTTTTATTCCAGCTTCAATCCCAACTGTTTTTAAGCAATTACGTGAGAAAGGAATCTTGACAGGTATTGCTTCTGGACGAGGGATTTTTGGTGTTGTGCCAGAAATTCGTGAGCTCAAGCCTGACTTTTTTGTGACCTTAAATGGTGCCTATATTGAAGATAAAAAAGGTCAGGTCATTTATCAGCATCAGATTGAGAAGTCAGATGTTGAGGAGTATATCTTTTGGGCTAAGCAAGAAGGAATTGAGTATGGCTTGGTTGGGAGTCATGATGCCAAGTTGTCGACTCGCACCGATATGATTAGTGAGGCTATCAATCCAATTTACCCCGATTTAGATGTAGATCCTGATTTCCATGAGAAAGAAGACATCTATCAAATGTGGACCTTTGAAGATAAAGGAGATGACTTGCACTTACCTGACAGTCTCTCTGACAAACTTCGCATGGTTCGTTGGCATCAACATTCGTCTGATATTGTGCCGATTTCAGGCTCCAAAGCGACGGGGGTGGAAAAGGTTGTGGAACACCTTAACTTGAAACCAGAGAACGTCATGGTCTTTGGAGATGGACTTAACGACTTGGAACTCTTTGATTATGCTGGAATCAGCGTTGCAATGGGAATTTCTCATGATAACATCAAAGAAAAAGCAGATTATATTACAAAAACATTAGAAGAAGATGGCATTTTTGATGCCTTAGAAGGATTTGGTATGGTAGAAAAAGAATTGCATTTTCCACAAGTAGACATTGAAACAGTAGAAGGTCCTCTTGCGACCATTAAGACCAATCACGGAGACTTGCGTATCAAGCTTTTCCCTGAACATGCTCCTAAAACAGTGGCTAACTTTGTTGCTCTTTCAAAAGATGGTTACTATGATGGTGTCATTTTCCATCGTATTATCAAGGACTTTATGATTCAAGGTGGAGACCCAACTGGTACTGGTATGGGTGGCGAGTCAATCTACGGCGAATCATTTGAGGATGAATTCTCAGAAGAACTTTACAATGTCCGTGGTGCCCTTTCTATGGCCAATGCTGGTCCAAATACCAACGGTAGCCAGTTCTTTATTGTGCAAAATCAACATTTGCCTTATTCTAAGAAAGAAATTGCTCGTGGTGGTTGGCCAGAACCGATTGCGGAAATCTATGCCAACCAAGGTGGAACTCCTCATCTAGACCGCCGTCACACTGTATTTGGTCAGCTAGCTGATGAAGCTTCTTACGCTGTTTTAGATGCCATTGCTGCTGTTGAGACAGGGGCTATGGACAAGCCAGTTGAAGATGTCGTGATTGAAACAATTGAAATCGAGGACTAA
- a CDS encoding S1 RNA-binding domain-containing protein, whose product MKIGDKLKGRITGIQPYGAFVELETGDTGLIHISEIRTGFIENIQEALKVDEEVLVQVVDLDEFTGKASLSIRTLEEEKHQFPRRRRFSSDRFNYGFAPLKRMMPIWTKEALQHLKNQKH is encoded by the coding sequence ATGAAAATCGGTGATAAGCTAAAGGGCCGTATTACAGGGATTCAGCCCTACGGTGCCTTTGTTGAGCTAGAAACGGGTGATACGGGGCTGATTCACATTTCAGAGATTCGGACAGGCTTTATTGAAAATATCCAAGAAGCCTTGAAAGTCGATGAAGAGGTTCTGGTTCAGGTGGTGGATTTAGATGAATTTACAGGGAAAGCCAGTCTTTCGATCCGCACTTTGGAGGAAGAAAAGCACCAGTTTCCGAGACGGAGACGCTTTTCAAGCGACCGTTTTAACTATGGCTTTGCGCCTCTCAAACGAATGATGCCAATTTGGACCAAGGAAGCCCTTCAACATTTGAAGAATCAGAAGCACTAG
- a CDS encoding tRNA1(Val) (adenine(37)-N6)-methyltransferase: MEEEQLLKSGERINQLFSTDIKIIQNREVFSYSVDSVLLSRFPRFPKKGLIVDFCAGNGAVGLFASTRTQAQILAVEIQERLADMAERSVRLNGLEEQMEVICDDLKNMPAYIQGSKVDMILCNPPYFKVDPHSNLNESEHYLLARHEITTNLQEICRSAQSILKSNGRLAMVHRPDRLLDILDSLQRHNLAPKRLQFVYPKREKEANMLLIEAIKDGSTSGFKVLPPLIVHNDDGSYTPELEEIYYGS; this comes from the coding sequence ATGGAAGAAGAACAATTATTAAAATCAGGAGAGCGCATTAACCAGCTCTTTTCGACAGATATCAAAATCATTCAAAATAGAGAGGTCTTTAGCTATTCGGTGGATAGTGTTCTCTTGTCACGTTTTCCACGTTTTCCTAAAAAGGGCTTGATAGTGGATTTTTGCGCTGGAAATGGAGCAGTTGGGCTATTTGCTAGCACTCGGACTCAGGCACAGATTTTGGCTGTTGAGATTCAGGAGCGTTTGGCAGATATGGCTGAGCGCTCTGTCCGTTTGAATGGTTTGGAAGAGCAGATGGAGGTCATCTGTGATGATTTGAAAAATATGCCTGCTTACATTCAGGGAAGTAAGGTAGATATGATTTTGTGTAATCCGCCCTATTTCAAGGTGGATCCTCATTCCAATCTGAACGAGAGTGAACATTATCTCTTGGCGCGACATGAAATCACGACCAATTTGCAGGAAATCTGTCGTAGTGCCCAGAGTATTCTTAAATCGAATGGACGCTTGGCCATGGTTCATCGTCCTGATCGGCTTTTAGATATCTTGGACAGCTTACAACGGCATAATCTAGCCCCTAAGCGCCTGCAGTTTGTTTATCCAAAAAGAGAAAAGGAAGCCAATATGCTCTTGATTGAGGCTATCAAGGATGGCTCGACAAGTGGCTTTAAGGTTTTGCCACCTCTCATTGTCCACAATGATGATGGCTCTTATACGCCGGAACTCGAAGAGATTTATTATGGATCATAA
- a CDS encoding GIY-YIG nuclease family protein — MDHKAYMYVLECRDGSYYTGYTTDVRRRLAVHNSGKGAKYTRARLPVKLIYAQGFASKEEAMSAEALLKRKKRPQKERFLSENQDRNLLSYFEES; from the coding sequence ATGGATCATAAGGCTTATATGTACGTGCTGGAGTGTCGTGATGGATCTTACTATACAGGCTATACGACTGATGTGAGAAGACGCCTCGCTGTCCACAATAGTGGGAAGGGAGCCAAATATACACGAGCACGATTGCCAGTCAAACTCATCTATGCTCAAGGTTTTGCCAGTAAGGAAGAAGCCATGTCGGCAGAAGCCCTTCTCAAGCGTAAGAAGAGGCCACAGAAGGAAAGATTTTTATCTGAAAATCAAGATAGAAATTTACTCAGTTATTTTGAAGAATCGTGA
- a CDS encoding manganese-dependent inorganic pyrophosphatase: protein MSKILVFGHQNPDSDAIGSSVAFAYLAKEAYGLDTEAVALGTPNEETAFVLNYFGVEAPRVITSAKAEGAEQVILTDHNEFQQSVSDIAEVEVYGVVDHHRVANFETASPLYMRLEPVGSASSIVYRMFKEHGVAVPKEIAGLMLSGLISDTLLLKSPTTHPTDKVIAPELAELAGVNLEEYGLAMLKAGTNLASKSADELIDIDAKTFELNGNNVRVAQVNTVDIAEVLERQAEIEAAMQAANATNGYSDFVLMITDIVNSNSEILALGTNMDKVEAAFNFKLEDNHAFLAGAVSRKKQVVPQLTESFNA, encoded by the coding sequence ATGTCTAAGATTCTAGTATTTGGTCACCAAAATCCAGACTCAGATGCCATCGGGTCATCTGTAGCCTTTGCCTACCTTGCAAAAGAAGCTTACGGTTTGGATACGGAAGCTGTTGCACTTGGAACTCCAAATGAAGAAACAGCCTTTGTCTTGAACTATTTTGGTGTAGAAGCACCGCGTGTTATCACTTCTGCCAAAGCAGAAGGTGCAGAGCAAGTTATCCTAACTGACCACAATGAATTCCAACAATCTGTATCAGATATCGCTGAAGTAGAAGTTTATGGTGTTGTAGACCACCACCGCGTGGCTAACTTTGAAACTGCAAGCCCACTTTACATGCGTTTGGAGCCAGTTGGATCAGCGTCTTCAATCGTTTACCGTATGTTTAAAGAACATGGTGTAGCTGTTCCTAAAGAGATTGCTGGCTTGATGCTTTCAGGTTTGATTTCAGATACCCTTCTTTTGAAATCACCAACAACACATCCAACAGATAAAGTCATTGCTCCTGAATTGGCTGAATTGGCTGGTGTAAACTTGGAAGAATATGGTTTAGCTATGTTGAAAGCTGGTACAAACTTGGCTAGCAAATCTGCTGACGAATTGATTGACATCGATGCTAAGACTTTTGAATTGAACGGAAATAATGTCCGTGTTGCTCAAGTAAATACAGTTGACATCGCTGAAGTTTTGGAACGTCAAGCAGAAATTGAAGCTGCAATGCAAGCCGCCAACGCAACAAATGGTTATTCTGACTTTGTATTGATGATTACAGATATCGTCAACTCAAACTCAGAAATCCTAGCACTTGGTACTAACATGGACAAGGTCGAAGCGGCTTTCAACTTCAAACTTGAAGACAACCATGCTTTCCTTGCTGGTGCTGTTTCACGTAAGAAACAAGTGGTACCTCAATTGACTGAAAGCTTCAATGCTTAA
- a CDS encoding YiiX/YebB-like N1pC/P60 family cysteine hydrolase, with translation MLETGDLIFVRDESDMGQAIQTSTGNYNHVAIYLDGMIYHASGKAGVICQEPADFFESNHLYDLYVYPEMDIQSVKEKACKHLGAPYNASFYPDGEGFYCSQYMAEILPIFETIPMKFGDGELEISDFWREYYRELGLPVPLNQAGTNPSRLAASPLLECKERNLHDSDF, from the coding sequence ATGTTAGAAACTGGTGATTTGATTTTTGTGAGAGATGAGTCAGATATGGGACAGGCCATCCAGACTTCCACAGGCAACTATAACCATGTTGCCATTTATTTGGATGGGATGATTTATCATGCTAGTGGAAAAGCGGGTGTTATCTGTCAAGAACCAGCAGACTTCTTTGAGTCCAATCATTTGTACGACCTCTATGTTTACCCAGAAATGGATATCCAGTCTGTGAAGGAAAAAGCTTGCAAACATCTAGGAGCACCCTACAATGCTTCTTTCTATCCAGATGGAGAAGGTTTTTACTGTTCCCAGTATATGGCAGAAATCCTACCGATTTTTGAAACCATTCCCATGAAATTTGGGGATGGGGAGCTGGAGATTAGTGACTTTTGGAGAGAGTATTACAGAGAACTAGGCTTGCCTGTTCCTCTGAACCAAGCTGGGACCAATCCCAGTCGGTTGGCAGCATCGCCTCTGTTAGAATGTAAAGAAAGGAATCTTCATGATTCAGATTTTTAA
- a CDS encoding DUF1803 domain-containing protein, translating to MIQIFNPSRLTRQPFFGELIRYLDQHDDVILREIKAQFPDVAVDKLMEEYIKAGLIRRENKRYYLNLPMLESLDSLELDQEIFVSEYSLAYQALLEQSFETELRNQTNAAILVEKTDFARSKMTLSNYFYKVKHQYPLTEKQQELYDILGDVNPEYALKYMTTFLLKFLKKDQLMQKRRDIFVDSLVVLDYIVQNEEGKYELTVDFDKERLTFYLA from the coding sequence ATGATTCAGATTTTTAATCCATCTCGTTTGACGAGACAGCCATTTTTTGGAGAATTGATTCGCTATCTGGACCAGCATGATGATGTTATTTTGAGAGAAATTAAGGCTCAATTTCCAGATGTGGCAGTTGATAAACTCATGGAAGAGTATATAAAGGCAGGCTTGATTCGTCGGGAAAATAAGCGCTATTACCTTAATCTTCCAATGCTGGAGTCACTTGATAGTCTTGAACTGGATCAAGAGATTTTTGTCAGCGAATATAGTCTGGCCTATCAAGCCTTGTTAGAGCAGAGTTTTGAGACGGAATTACGAAATCAAACCAATGCAGCTATTTTAGTTGAAAAGACGGACTTTGCGAGATCAAAAATGACCCTGTCCAATTATTTCTACAAGGTCAAACATCAGTATCCTTTGACAGAAAAACAGCAGGAACTCTATGACATTTTGGGAGATGTCAATCCTGAGTATGCTCTCAAATATATGACGACTTTTTTGCTAAAATTTCTCAAAAAAGATCAACTGATGCAGAAACGCCGTGATATCTTTGTGGACAGTTTAGTTGTCCTAGACTATATTGTCCAAAATGAAGAGGGGAAGTATGAGTTGACCGTCGATTTTGACAAGGAGAGATTAACTTTCTACTTAGCTTGA
- a CDS encoding CsbD family protein, translating into MSLENKLEQATGAIKEGFGKVTGDGKTEAEGAVEKTVAKAKEVVEDAKDAVEGAVEGLKNAFK; encoded by the coding sequence ATGTCACTTGAAAACAAATTGGAACAAGCAACAGGCGCTATCAAAGAAGGATTTGGTAAAGTTACTGGAGATGGTAAGACTGAAGCAGAAGGCGCTGTAGAAAAGACAGTTGCTAAGGCAAAAGAAGTAGTTGAAGATGCTAAAGATGCTGTAGAAGGTGCCGTTGAAGGTTTGAAAAACGCTTTTAAATAA
- a CDS encoding UDP-N-acetylmuramoyl-L-alanyl-D-glutamate--L-lysine ligase — translation MIKIETVLDILKKDGLFREIIDQGHYHYNYSHVVFETICYDSRKAKEKSLFFVKGAGFKKEFLISAISQGLGWYVAEEDYEVGIPAIIVSDIKKAMSLVAMEFYGNPQEKLKLLAFTGTKGKTTAAYFAYNILSQGYRPAMLSTMNTTLDGKTFFKSALTTPESIDLFDMMNQAVQNDRTHLIMEVSSQAYLVKRIYGLTFDVGVFLNISPDHIGPIEHPSFEDYFYHKRLLMENSRAVIINSDMDHFSVLKEQVDDQDHDFYGSQSDNQIENSKAFSFSATGKLAGDYDIQLIGHFNQENAVAAGLACLRLGASLEDIKKGIAATRVPGRMEVLTQKNGAKVFIDYAHNGDSLKKLINVVETHQTGKIALVLGSTGNKGESRRKDFGLLLNQHPEIQVFLTADDPNYEDPMAIADEISSYISHPIEKIADRQEAIKAAMAITSQELDAVIIAGKGADCYQIVQGKKEAYPGDAAVAENYL, via the coding sequence ATGATAAAGATTGAAACCGTATTAGATATTTTAAAGAAAGATGGTCTCTTCCGTGAGATTATCGACCAAGGACATTATCACTACAACTACAGCCATGTCGTATTTGAAACCATCTGTTATGACAGCCGCAAGGCCAAAGAGAAGAGCCTCTTTTTCGTCAAGGGTGCTGGCTTTAAGAAGGAATTTCTGATTTCTGCCATCTCTCAAGGCCTCGGTTGGTATGTGGCTGAAGAAGACTATGAGGTTGGTATTCCTGCTATTATCGTCAGTGATATCAAGAAAGCCATGAGTTTGGTAGCTATGGAGTTTTATGGCAATCCACAGGAAAAACTTAAACTCCTTGCCTTTACTGGAACCAAGGGTAAGACAACAGCAGCCTATTTCGCTTATAATATCTTATCTCAAGGGTATCGACCGGCTATGCTCTCGACCATGAACACAACTCTAGATGGCAAGACTTTCTTTAAGTCTGCATTGACAACCCCTGAGAGCATTGACCTCTTTGACATGATGAATCAAGCTGTGCAAAATGACCGTACTCACCTCATCATGGAGGTATCCAGTCAGGCCTATCTGGTCAAACGTATCTATGGTCTAACCTTTGATGTGGGAGTTTTCCTCAATATCAGCCCCGACCATATCGGCCCGATTGAACACCCTAGCTTTGAAGACTACTTCTACCACAAACGTCTCTTGATGGAAAATAGCCGAGCAGTAATCATTAACAGTGACATGGACCACTTTTCTGTCTTGAAAGAACAAGTCGATGATCAAGACCATGATTTCTACGGTAGCCAGTCTGATAACCAAATCGAGAATTCCAAAGCCTTTAGTTTTTCAGCTACGGGTAAACTTGCTGGAGACTATGACATCCAGTTAATTGGGCACTTCAACCAAGAAAACGCCGTCGCTGCCGGACTTGCTTGTCTCCGTCTCGGAGCTAGTCTTGAAGACATCAAAAAAGGAATCGCTGCAACCCGTGTTCCGGGTCGTATGGAAGTCCTCACTCAGAAAAATGGAGCCAAGGTTTTCATCGACTATGCCCACAATGGTGACAGTCTGAAAAAACTCATCAATGTTGTAGAAACTCATCAAACAGGAAAGATTGCTCTGGTCTTAGGTTCGACAGGAAATAAGGGAGAAAGTCGTCGTAAGGACTTTGGCCTTCTCCTTAATCAACACCCTGAGATTCAAGTCTTTTTGACTGCTGATGACCCCAATTATGAAGACCCAATGGCCATTGCAGATGAAATCAGTAGCTATATCAGCCATCCTATTGAAAAGATTGCCGATCGCCAAGAAGCTATCAAGGCAGCGATGGCTATCACAAGTCAAGAATTAGATGCTGTGATTATCGCTGGTAAGGGAGCCGATTGCTACCAAATCGTCCAAGGTAAGAAAGAAGCCTATCCAGGAGATGCAGCCGTCGCAGAAAATTATTTATAA